A genomic stretch from Candidatus Brocadiia bacterium includes:
- a CDS encoding pyridoxamine 5'-phosphate oxidase family protein, with protein MKRILCGALVVVFSAIILGCSGGAAVQAPAVQPPAVPGYEFYDRGASSQSEIEDMIGSVAAGYIIADGNGPKSLLVNYIFRNKCAYFPLSASVNGDFIKAIEANPKVCFAVDKYNQMNWWSANVFGNAEIIRDRAQVDAWLADYEKSLGKAGFNYPAESDLANAVIIRVVPETVSGRKMNDPSNPNYAPRLPWMSIRHNKGNADTQARPLPTPADSNTLAQTVSFTNAKPEVVESILKGVGGCRLNMLDSEYPYSIPMSVMSYKDGRVMLHSNKQGQKMDCLRKNNKASLDYQWFWNKSAWISLCLEGHINIAEKPEDIAKVLGMDPGPMFEKMAQRMSVLEFVPERVFIRQIEIPEPWYTRMPGTKTE; from the coding sequence ATGAAAAGGATTCTATGCGGCGCGTTGGTCGTTGTTTTCTCGGCAATAATTCTGGGTTGTTCCGGAGGAGCCGCGGTTCAGGCTCCGGCCGTTCAGCCGCCGGCAGTTCCTGGTTACGAATTTTACGACCGCGGCGCCAGCTCGCAGTCGGAAATTGAGGACATGATTGGTTCGGTCGCGGCTGGTTATATCATAGCCGATGGAAACGGTCCCAAATCGCTGCTGGTCAATTATATTTTCCGCAATAAATGCGCTTACTTCCCTTTGAGTGCTTCAGTCAACGGCGATTTTATCAAGGCTATCGAAGCCAACCCCAAGGTCTGTTTCGCGGTTGATAAATATAACCAGATGAACTGGTGGAGCGCCAACGTATTCGGCAATGCCGAAATCATCAGGGACCGGGCTCAGGTCGATGCCTGGCTGGCCGATTATGAAAAATCACTGGGCAAAGCCGGGTTCAATTATCCGGCCGAGTCTGACCTAGCTAACGCCGTAATCATCCGCGTCGTGCCCGAAACCGTCAGCGGCCGCAAGATGAACGACCCGAGTAATCCCAACTACGCGCCGCGCCTGCCCTGGATGAGCATCAGGCATAACAAAGGCAACGCCGACACCCAGGCCCGTCCGTTGCCTACGCCGGCGGATTCCAACACCCTGGCCCAGACTGTTTCTTTCACCAACGCCAAACCCGAAGTGGTTGAGTCCATTCTCAAAGGCGTGGGCGGCTGCAGGCTTAACATGCTTGACAGCGAATATCCTTATTCCATTCCCATGAGTGTTATGAGCTATAAGGATGGCAGGGTAATGCTGCATTCCAACAAGCAGGGGCAGAAAATGGACTGCCTGCGCAAGAACAATAAGGCCAGTCTTGATTACCAGTGGTTCTGGAACAAGTCCGCTTGGATAAGCCTTTGCCTGGAAGGCCATATCAACATCGCTGAAAAGCCAGAAGACATCGCCAAGGTGTTGGGTATGGATCCAGGGCCTATGTTCGAGAAGATGGCCCAGCGCATGTCCGTGCTGGAATTCGTTCCGGAACGGGTGTTTATCAGACAGATAGAAATTCCTGAGCCCTGGTATACCAGAATGCCCGGAACCAAGACGGAATAA
- the tpiA gene encoding triose-phosphate isomerase — MTIRKLMVGNWKMLTAPAGTSLAEAKSLVSALREGLADVSETNIGVCPPYVHLTAVGELISGSNIKLGAQNVYFQEKGAFTGEISPLMLKDIGCEYVIIGHSERRTVFKEDDDTVNKKVKAALKAGLTPIMCVGETLQERQDEITEKVIRFQVERGLDDLTPEDVNRVVIAYEPVWAIGTGKNATPEQAQAVHLFIRKLLVHIANEEVAQAKQIIYGGSVKAENAKILMSQPDINGALVGGASLNAESFIKIIKY, encoded by the coding sequence ATGACTATACGAAAACTTATGGTCGGTAACTGGAAAATGCTGACGGCTCCGGCCGGAACGTCCCTGGCTGAAGCCAAATCCCTGGTTAGCGCTCTCCGGGAGGGGCTGGCTGACGTGTCAGAAACCAATATCGGCGTCTGCCCGCCTTATGTGCACCTGACCGCGGTGGGCGAGCTTATCAGCGGTTCTAACATCAAACTGGGCGCCCAGAACGTTTATTTCCAGGAAAAAGGCGCGTTTACCGGCGAGATTTCACCTTTGATGCTTAAGGACATCGGCTGTGAATACGTAATCATCGGCCATTCGGAACGCCGGACTGTTTTCAAGGAAGACGACGACACGGTTAACAAGAAAGTCAAAGCTGCGCTCAAGGCCGGCTTGACGCCGATTATGTGCGTGGGTGAAACGCTCCAGGAACGCCAGGATGAAATCACGGAAAAGGTTATCAGATTCCAGGTGGAAAGAGGGCTGGATGACCTGACGCCCGAAGACGTCAATCGGGTGGTCATCGCTTACGAACCGGTTTGGGCTATCGGCACGGGCAAAAACGCCACGCCGGAACAGGCGCAAGCGGTCCATTTATTCATCAGAAAACTGTTGGTCCATATCGCCAACGAAGAAGTGGCCCAGGCCAAACAGATAATATACGGCGGCAGCGTCAAGGCGGAAAACGCTAAAATACTTATGTCCCAGCCAGATATAAACGGCGCGTTGGTCGGCGGGGCCAGCCTGAACGCCGAATCGTTCATCAAAATAATTAAATATTAA
- the secG gene encoding preprotein translocase subunit SecG, giving the protein MLTGLLLGVFVLVSILLIVIILVQPHYSESGLAGAFGGGGSDSFLGVKAISVASKITIGLAVVFLLLSIVLNKLPPPSSSGRSIIKPDAPKAAPASESSSTAPQAPSTATGPEQPVTATPTNTAPALPPVPPQPPVTKPPEPKAPEPPKPDSNIPPQPEKPEPPKPPAPSGR; this is encoded by the coding sequence ATGTTAACAGGATTATTGCTGGGTGTGTTCGTTCTGGTAAGCATTCTTTTAATCGTCATCATCCTGGTCCAGCCGCACTACAGCGAAAGCGGACTGGCCGGCGCGTTCGGGGGCGGCGGAAGCGATTCGTTCCTGGGCGTCAAGGCCATCTCGGTGGCCAGCAAAATCACCATCGGACTGGCCGTGGTTTTCCTGCTCTTATCCATTGTCCTCAATAAACTGCCCCCTCCCTCAAGCAGCGGACGGAGCATCATAAAACCTGACGCGCCCAAAGCAGCCCCGGCATCGGAATCGTCCTCAACCGCCCCGCAGGCACCCAGCACAGCCACCGGACCGGAACAGCCGGTTACGGCAACGCCCACGAATACAGCGCCGGCCCTGCCGCCGGTACCGCCTCAACCGCCCGTGACAAAACCACCGGAGCCCAAGGCGCCGGAACCGCCTAAACCTGATAGCAATATTCCGCCGCAACCTGAAAAACCGGAGCCACCCAAGCCTCCGGCTCCGTCAGGCCGGTAA
- the pyrE gene encoding orotate phosphoribosyltransferase translates to MPKTGPDEKVFTKLEAVQKGHFLLTSGNHSDTYVQCSRILERPDVSAKLCKKLVQPWMNKGISLVAGPALGGIVLAYEAARPLKARAIYLERVDNQMTLRRGFAVKPGEKVLVGEDVITTGGSVKEVVDVITKNGGKVVGIISLVDRRPDKTADVLGYKYNAVIRVSPPIYKPDQCPLCKQGIPAVKPGSRGLK, encoded by the coding sequence ATGCCTAAAACAGGTCCTGACGAAAAGGTGTTCACCAAGCTCGAGGCTGTCCAGAAAGGACATTTCCTTTTAACATCAGGCAACCACAGCGATACTTACGTCCAATGCTCCCGGATTCTGGAACGACCCGACGTCAGCGCCAAGCTGTGCAAAAAGCTGGTCCAACCCTGGATGAATAAGGGCATCAGCCTGGTGGCCGGCCCGGCCCTGGGCGGGATTGTCCTGGCTTACGAAGCGGCCCGGCCGCTCAAGGCCAGAGCCATCTACCTGGAGCGGGTCGATAACCAGATGACGCTCCGGCGCGGGTTCGCGGTCAAACCGGGCGAAAAAGTGCTGGTCGGCGAGGATGTCATCACCACCGGCGGCTCGGTCAAGGAAGTGGTTGACGTGATTACCAAAAACGGCGGCAAGGTCGTGGGAATCATTTCCCTGGTCGACCGCCGGCCGGATAAAACTGCTGACGTGCTGGGTTATAAATATAACGCCGTTATCAGGGTCAGCCCGCCGATATATAAACCCGACCAGTGCCCTCTCTGCAAACAGGGCATACCGGCGGTAAAACCCGGGTCACGGGGACTTAAATAA
- a CDS encoding YicC/YloC family endoribonuclease produces the protein MKSMTGYGEAMARLKDGVIIRAEIRSVNHRFFNLKTNLPASLNIYEADIEELIKKYIRRGSVNLVIREGRQEKPELNIQTGVLKNYHRQLKRLQKELGLSGGISIETLISLPGALEVADKDVSNAKRQWLNAERVVKAALQDMVAMRERESQRLAKGLLAIIRKMSALVNKIQALAPQVRTHYEKSLKERLSHILSSVDHNNNISQGLANEVMLFAQRSDVTEEIERLKSHITEFERTMKLPNEAGKKLDFIAQEMLREVTTIGAKANNSKITYNVITLKGNVEKLKEQVQNIE, from the coding sequence ATGAAGAGCATGACCGGTTACGGCGAAGCGATGGCCCGGTTAAAAGACGGCGTCATCATCAGGGCGGAAATACGCTCGGTTAACCACAGGTTCTTCAACCTTAAAACAAATCTGCCGGCCAGCCTGAATATCTACGAAGCGGATATCGAAGAACTTATCAAAAAATACATCCGGCGCGGGTCGGTCAACCTGGTCATCAGGGAAGGCCGCCAGGAAAAGCCGGAGCTTAACATCCAGACCGGAGTGCTCAAGAACTACCACCGCCAGCTGAAACGGCTGCAGAAGGAATTAGGCCTGTCCGGCGGTATATCCATAGAAACGCTCATATCGCTGCCCGGCGCGCTGGAAGTGGCGGACAAGGATGTCTCCAATGCCAAGCGCCAGTGGCTGAACGCCGAACGGGTTGTCAAAGCCGCGCTTCAGGATATGGTGGCCATGCGCGAACGCGAAAGCCAGCGGCTGGCCAAGGGGCTTTTGGCCATAATCCGCAAGATGTCGGCGTTGGTCAATAAAATCCAGGCGCTGGCGCCGCAGGTCCGAACCCATTATGAAAAGTCGCTCAAGGAACGACTGTCCCACATATTATCATCCGTTGACCATAATAACAACATCAGCCAGGGGCTGGCCAACGAGGTGATGCTCTTCGCCCAGCGCTCGGATGTTACCGAGGAAATCGAACGGCTCAAGTCACATATTACCGAATTCGAACGGACCATGAAGCTTCCCAACGAGGCAGGCAAGAAACTGGATTTCATCGCCCAGGAAATGCTCCGGGAAGTGACCACCATCGGCGCCAAGGCCAATAACTCCAAAATCACTTATAACGTCATTACCCTAAAGGGTAACGTGGAAAAACTCAAGGAACAGGTGCAGAATATTGAATAA
- the gmk gene encoding guanylate kinase: MNNRDRKICVISGPSGVGKTTLCDLLLKKERRLAACVTATTRLKRRGETADKDYHFLTKKAFQAGLKRGDFIEFVRLFGHYYGTPYSSLEDVFRRGKYPLLRIEVKGARRLKKNGFKGVYIFILPPDMQTLRQRLHRRDDRTGDFRKRLRRARTELKCKDLYDFKVVNDDLNQAVDKVRNIIRKKLFKG, translated from the coding sequence TTGAATAACAGAGACCGTAAAATCTGCGTGATATCGGGACCGTCCGGCGTGGGCAAAACCACCCTGTGCGATTTGCTCCTGAAAAAGGAGCGCCGGCTGGCGGCCTGCGTTACGGCCACAACAAGATTAAAAAGAAGGGGCGAAACGGCCGATAAGGATTATCACTTTCTTACTAAAAAGGCTTTCCAGGCCGGATTAAAAAGAGGTGATTTTATTGAATTTGTCCGGCTTTTCGGGCATTATTACGGGACGCCTTACAGCTCGCTGGAAGACGTATTCAGGCGCGGCAAATACCCGCTCTTGAGAATAGAAGTCAAAGGCGCCCGGCGGCTGAAGAAGAACGGATTCAAGGGGGTTTATATATTCATCCTGCCGCCGGATATGCAGACGCTGCGCCAGCGGCTGCACAGACGCGACGACCGGACCGGCGATTTCCGGAAACGGTTAAGACGAGCCCGGACGGAACTCAAATGCAAGGACCTTTACGATTTCAAGGTGGTCAATGATGACCTGAACCAAGCGGTGGATAAGGTAAGAAACATCATCAGAAAAAAACTGTTTAAGGGGTAA
- the coaBC gene encoding bifunctional phosphopantothenoylcysteine decarboxylase/phosphopantothenate--cysteine ligase CoaBC: MLKEKEIILGVTGSIAAYKAAEIASKLVQSKANVTVVMTACATKFVTPLTFQSISRNRTLVDMFDLEYECSPKHIALADKADLLLIAPATANIIGKIASGIADDLLSTLAMSVKCPIMIAPAMNVNMYNNKLVQKNIAFLKKEGYKFIDPETGYLACGANGQGRLAAIETIIKKVTSILA, encoded by the coding sequence ATGCTGAAAGAAAAAGAAATAATCCTTGGCGTAACCGGCAGCATTGCGGCCTACAAGGCGGCCGAGATTGCTTCCAAGCTGGTCCAATCCAAGGCTAACGTCACGGTGGTCATGACCGCATGCGCCACCAAATTCGTTACGCCCCTGACATTCCAGTCGATATCCCGGAACCGGACGCTGGTCGACATGTTCGATCTGGAATACGAATGCAGCCCCAAACATATTGCGCTGGCCGACAAAGCGGACCTGCTGTTAATCGCCCCGGCCACGGCCAATATCATCGGAAAAATAGCTTCGGGCATAGCTGACGATTTACTATCAACGCTGGCCATGTCGGTAAAATGCCCCATTATGATTGCGCCGGCCATGAACGTCAATATGTATAACAACAAGCTGGTCCAAAAGAACATCGCCTTCCTGAAAAAGGAAGGTTATAAATTCATCGACCCGGAAACCGGTTATCTCGCCTGCGGCGCAAACGGCCAGGGCCGGCTGGCCGCCATCGAGACCATAATCAAAAAGGTGACTTCAATCCTGGCATGA
- a CDS encoding phosphopantothenoylcysteine decarboxylase: MMKILVTAGPTREYFDRVRYISNPSTGRMGFEIAAAAKARGHEVTLVTGPTHLESPKGVLVQRVTTAREMLARVNKYFPKSDAVIMTAAVSDYRPAQYHNGKIKKTGKATSVRLKPTPDILRTISRRKGDKILVGFALEASHLSRNAMRKLKDKNLDFVVANGPDSFGPGRVSAEIWSPLGLVKRFRNANKKEIGRFIIKLLENI, from the coding sequence ATGATGAAAATACTTGTCACGGCAGGCCCGACCAGAGAATACTTCGACCGGGTGCGCTACATTTCCAATCCGTCAACCGGCCGAATGGGGTTCGAGATTGCCGCGGCGGCCAAAGCCCGGGGTCATGAAGTAACGCTGGTGACCGGGCCGACACACCTTGAATCACCCAAAGGGGTTTTGGTCCAAAGAGTTACCACGGCGCGGGAAATGCTCGCCCGGGTCAATAAATACTTCCCCAAATCCGATGCGGTTATTATGACCGCGGCGGTGAGCGATTACCGGCCGGCCCAATATCACAACGGCAAGATAAAGAAAACCGGCAAAGCAACCAGCGTCAGGCTGAAACCCACGCCGGATATACTAAGGACCATCAGCCGGCGCAAGGGCGATAAAATACTGGTCGGCTTCGCCCTGGAGGCCAGCCACCTAAGCAGGAATGCCATGCGCAAGCTTAAAGATAAAAACCTTGATTTCGTGGTGGCTAACGGGCCGGACAGCTTCGGCCCGGGCCGGGTCAGCGCCGAGATATGGTCGCCGCTGGGACTGGTCAAACGGTTCAGGAACGCAAACAAGAAGGAAATCGGACGCTTTATAATAAAACTCCTGGAGAATATCTGA
- a CDS encoding undecaprenyl-diphosphate phosphatase produces the protein MSIIESIVLAIIQGVTEFLPVSSSGHLVIATKLFGMSNPDTNLSLIVFLHVFSLLAIIISFYKEIFELLTQPKVILMIIIATIPAGLIGYLFEDYIQKLFEGTVLTGAALMVTGIYIILTELHWKRTEVNLEQAPLISALWVGIAQAFAIIPGLSRSGLTICTGLLNGYEKHESIKFSFFLALPVLAGATVLKLRDFSQLKASFQPITILISGVICLLVSLLAIHLLIRLIRRRKLIYFGWYCLIAGILTVIFIR, from the coding sequence ATGTCAATCATAGAATCCATAGTCCTGGCCATCATTCAGGGCGTAACCGAATTCCTGCCCGTCTCAAGTTCAGGCCACCTGGTTATCGCCACCAAGCTTTTTGGCATGTCTAATCCCGACACCAACCTATCCCTGATAGTTTTCCTGCATGTCTTCTCGCTCTTAGCCATAATTATCAGTTTCTACAAGGAGATATTCGAACTGCTGACCCAGCCCAAAGTCATCCTGATGATTATCATCGCCACCATACCGGCCGGATTAATCGGTTATTTATTCGAAGACTACATACAAAAACTGTTTGAAGGCACTGTCTTGACCGGCGCCGCTTTAATGGTTACCGGCATTTACATCATCCTAACCGAATTACACTGGAAAAGAACTGAAGTCAACCTAGAGCAAGCGCCGCTGATATCGGCCCTGTGGGTCGGCATCGCCCAGGCGTTTGCCATTATCCCGGGCCTGTCCCGCTCGGGACTGACCATCTGCACCGGCCTGCTCAACGGGTACGAAAAACACGAAAGCATCAAGTTCTCGTTCTTCCTGGCTTTGCCGGTTCTGGCCGGCGCAACCGTGCTTAAACTCAGGGATTTTTCTCAACTCAAGGCCTCTTTTCAGCCGATAACAATATTAATAAGCGGGGTCATATGCTTATTGGTAAGTTTATTGGCGATACACCTCCTGATCAGGCTGATACGGCGCAGGAAACTGATTTATTTCGGATGGTATTGCCTTATTGCCGGGATTCTGACCGTAATATTTATCAGGTAA
- a CDS encoding DNA translocase FtsK 4TM domain-containing protein has product MPETSAQKPSRHTKEIISIALILFSLFALIALFTYNVGDYPDYKFPANETTHNKGGSIGAFLSNELFFFFGLASYIIILMLGFWGVILLLRKKITALAVKIIALVLFLTAAITMAGLVTPADYSSPRMHTYGGVAGDQMAQITVNYFGSIGSYILALFILIGSVLLATDWLAYDILIRGGKLGRKIFGGMFKGIKSLMDNLKKDRQRDQMLKQYQQQVTMPPVKTVQATPITAPAVEKPVIAPMPIPKPEPTISKAAVPEPKEDKAKPPAKEKSAAPAGKSNYRLPFLELLEDAVPVQATEEEKDIKERIDIIEGSLRNFGIEARVVNVERGPVVTKYELELAPGVSVHKIAGMTDDLSIALKSTNVMVVAPIPGKSTVGVEVPNRYQGVVRLKELIQSSREKINSSPLPFFMGKDAAGTAIVRDIDEMPHMLIAGTTGSGKSVCVASLVLSLVMHRTPDELKLLMIDPKMVELSVFKELPHLISPVVTDMRRAPIILKWLCRTMDERYELFLRVGVKKIETYNQLSESKIREKLTEDGEEPGDVPLKLPYIVVLIDELADLMMAASDDVETAITRLAQKSRAVGIHLVLATQRPSVDVITGLIKSNMPSRVAFKVASKIDSRTILDRNGAERLLGKGDMLALFPSTTDLTRGQCTFVSDKEIHSVVDFWKDQGEPVYDAELLEIESKQDFTDTEQDELFDQAAQVILESKRGSVSLIQRRLNIGYSRAARLIEMMAKVGIVGDYKNSKAREVIMTPQEWENNKQRRS; this is encoded by the coding sequence ATGCCCGAAACAAGCGCGCAAAAACCGTCCAGGCATACCAAGGAAATCATCAGCATCGCGCTGATACTCTTTTCCCTGTTCGCACTTATCGCCCTTTTTACCTATAATGTTGGCGATTACCCCGACTATAAATTTCCGGCCAACGAAACCACCCATAATAAAGGCGGCTCTATCGGCGCATTCCTGAGCAACGAGCTGTTCTTTTTCTTTGGGCTGGCCTCTTATATCATTATTCTGATGCTCGGTTTCTGGGGCGTGATACTGCTTTTGAGGAAAAAGATCACTGCCCTGGCCGTAAAGATAATCGCCCTGGTTCTTTTCCTGACCGCCGCCATAACCATGGCCGGGTTGGTCACCCCGGCTGACTACAGCTCGCCCCGGATGCACACCTACGGCGGCGTAGCCGGAGACCAGATGGCCCAGATTACCGTGAATTATTTCGGTTCAATCGGAAGTTATATCTTAGCCCTGTTCATCCTTATCGGTTCGGTGCTCCTGGCCACGGATTGGCTGGCCTATGACATACTGATTCGGGGCGGTAAGCTGGGCCGAAAGATTTTCGGCGGAATGTTCAAGGGCATCAAGTCGCTGATGGATAATTTAAAGAAAGACCGCCAGCGCGATCAGATGCTCAAACAATACCAGCAGCAGGTAACCATGCCGCCGGTCAAGACGGTCCAGGCTACGCCTATAACCGCGCCGGCAGTTGAGAAACCGGTCATAGCTCCGATGCCCATTCCGAAGCCTGAACCTACCATCAGCAAAGCAGCCGTACCGGAACCCAAGGAAGACAAAGCCAAGCCGCCGGCTAAGGAGAAATCGGCCGCGCCGGCCGGCAAGAGCAACTACCGCCTGCCGTTCCTGGAGCTTCTGGAAGACGCCGTGCCGGTGCAGGCAACCGAAGAGGAAAAAGACATCAAAGAACGCATTGACATCATCGAAGGATCCCTTCGCAATTTCGGCATCGAGGCCCGGGTGGTCAATGTCGAGCGCGGGCCGGTGGTGACCAAATACGAGCTGGAACTGGCGCCGGGCGTCAGCGTCCATAAAATCGCCGGTATGACCGATGACCTGTCCATCGCCCTCAAGTCAACCAACGTCATGGTGGTCGCGCCCATTCCCGGCAAGTCCACGGTCGGCGTCGAGGTGCCCAACAGGTACCAGGGCGTGGTCCGGCTCAAGGAGCTGATTCAGTCCAGCCGGGAAAAGATAAACAGCTCACCCCTGCCGTTCTTCATGGGCAAGGATGCGGCCGGCACGGCCATCGTCAGGGATATCGATGAGATGCCCCATATGCTCATAGCCGGTACGACCGGCTCGGGCAAATCCGTCTGCGTGGCTTCATTGGTCCTGAGCCTGGTAATGCACCGCACCCCGGATGAACTCAAGCTCCTGATGATCGACCCCAAGATGGTCGAGCTGTCCGTCTTCAAGGAGCTGCCGCACCTTATCAGCCCGGTGGTCACCGATATGCGCCGCGCGCCGATTATCCTTAAATGGCTCTGCCGGACTATGGACGAACGCTACGAACTCTTCCTGCGCGTCGGAGTCAAAAAAATAGAGACTTACAACCAGCTGAGCGAATCCAAGATACGCGAGAAATTGACCGAGGACGGCGAAGAGCCGGGCGATGTGCCGCTGAAACTGCCTTACATCGTGGTCTTGATAGACGAGCTGGCCGACCTGATGATGGCCGCGTCCGATGACGTGGAAACGGCCATAACCCGGCTGGCCCAGAAATCACGGGCCGTCGGCATCCATCTGGTCCTGGCCACCCAGCGCCCGTCGGTCGACGTTATCACCGGACTGATAAAATCAAATATGCCGTCCCGGGTGGCCTTCAAGGTCGCCTCCAAGATAGATTCGCGCACCATCCTCGACCGCAACGGCGCCGAACGGCTGCTCGGCAAGGGCGATATGCTGGCGCTCTTCCCCTCCACCACTGATTTGACCCGAGGCCAGTGCACCTTCGTCAGCGACAAAGAAATCCACAGCGTGGTGGATTTCTGGAAGGATCAGGGCGAACCTGTTTATGATGCCGAGCTCCTGGAAATCGAAAGCAAGCAGGACTTCACCGACACCGAACAGGACGAGCTCTTCGACCAGGCGGCACAGGTCATCCTGGAAAGCAAGCGCGGTTCTGTCTCGCTCATCCAGCGCCGGCTCAATATCGGCTATTCCCGGGCCGCCCGGCTGATAGAGATGATGGCCAAGGTCGGCATCGTCGGCGATTATAAGAACAGCAAGGCCCGCGAAGTCATTATGACTCCCCAAGAATGGGAAAACAACAAGCAGAGACGGTCATAG